In one Umezawaea sp. Da 62-37 genomic region, the following are encoded:
- a CDS encoding AMP-binding protein has protein sequence MLPRDRRARMRWGRTLRDDRVERALFEAAAPDAVALAVEDDSVTYRDLNARANRLAHHLIGLGVGPGDVVAVVCGRTVDGVAGLLAVLKTGADFLSVDVELPLARIAAMLGDTRPKATLATRVTAGFLGSAVGTCVVVDRPDTARTIDGRSDLDPTDADRVRPLPPAPMPGGAVAGHVWSAGAGRRVRLFTSPMAEVVAALASGAALVLAPAVTGGPADQSRRPVNSASTSDADTGSRSPKVPSSTPT, from the coding sequence ATGCTTCCGCGGGATCGGCGAGCGCGGATGCGGTGGGGGCGGACTTTGCGGGACGACCGGGTGGAACGGGCGCTGTTCGAGGCCGCGGCGCCGGACGCGGTCGCGCTGGCCGTCGAGGACGACTCGGTGACCTACCGGGACCTCAACGCCCGCGCGAACCGCCTCGCCCACCACCTCATCGGGCTGGGTGTCGGCCCCGGTGACGTGGTCGCGGTCGTTTGTGGACGGACGGTGGACGGCGTCGCCGGGCTGCTCGCCGTCCTCAAGACGGGCGCCGACTTCCTGTCCGTCGACGTGGAGCTGCCGCTGGCGCGCATCGCGGCCATGCTCGGCGACACCCGGCCGAAAGCGACCCTGGCGACCCGCGTGACGGCGGGGTTCCTGGGTTCCGCGGTGGGCACGTGCGTCGTCGTGGACCGCCCCGACACGGCTCGGACGATCGACGGCCGGTCGGACCTGGATCCGACCGACGCCGACCGCGTCCGCCCGCTGCCGCCCGCCCCGATGCCCGGCGGAGCGGTCGCCGGGCACGTGTGGTCGGCCGGGGCGGGCCGCCGCGTCCGGCTGTTCACCTCCCCCATGGCCGAGGTGGTCGCGGCGCTGGCCTCGGGCGCCGCGCTCGTGCTCGCACCGGCCGTCACGGGCGGGCCCGCCGATCAATCCCGCAGGCCGGTCAACTCGGCCAGCACCTCCGACGCCGACACGGGGTCGAGGTCGCCGAAGGTGCCTTCGAGCACGCCGACCTGA
- a CDS encoding ATP-binding cassette domain-containing protein yields the protein MFGLTASPHRAPVEESAVRQEGHRVLRGVDLTIRAGETVAVVGESGAGKSTIAMLAAGLSAPTGGVVEVHGRDTREIALHDLARTVAFISQDTHVRHDSIAENLRYVRPSATDADVERACRAAQLHRLVESLPDGYDTVIGEKGHRFSGGERQRLSIARALLKDADLVLLDEPTSQLDAGTEDLLTASLAELFADKAVLLMAHRLRTVRDADRILVLSGGVIKENGTHDELLVVPGGQYASLYGKQVHPTAKGGS from the coding sequence ATGTTCGGCCTGACCGCCTCCCCGCACCGGGCGCCGGTGGAGGAAAGCGCTGTCCGCCAGGAAGGCCACCGCGTGCTGCGGGGCGTGGACCTCACCATCCGCGCGGGCGAGACCGTCGCCGTCGTCGGGGAGTCGGGCGCGGGCAAGAGCACCATCGCGATGCTGGCCGCCGGGCTGTCCGCCCCGACCGGCGGGGTGGTGGAGGTGCACGGCCGCGACACGCGCGAGATCGCGCTCCACGACCTCGCGCGGACGGTGGCGTTCATCAGCCAGGACACCCACGTCCGCCACGACAGCATCGCGGAGAACCTGCGGTACGTTCGCCCGTCCGCGACGGACGCCGACGTCGAGCGGGCGTGCCGGGCGGCGCAGCTGCACCGGCTGGTCGAGTCGCTGCCCGACGGGTACGACACCGTCATCGGCGAGAAGGGCCACCGGTTCTCCGGCGGGGAGCGGCAGCGGCTGTCCATCGCGCGGGCGCTGCTGAAGGACGCCGACCTCGTCCTGCTCGACGAACCGACCTCCCAGCTGGACGCGGGCACCGAGGACCTGCTCACCGCGTCGCTGGCCGAGCTGTTCGCGGACAAGGCCGTGCTGCTGATGGCGCACCGGCTGCGGACCGTGCGCGACGCGGACCGCATCCTGGTGCTGTCCGGCGGCGTGATCAAGGAGAACGGAACCCACGACGAGCTGCTCGTCGTGCCCGGTGGGCAGTACGCTTCGCTGTACGGCAAGCAGGTCCACCCGACAGCGAAGGGTGGATCATGA
- a CDS encoding DUF4132 domain-containing protein: MPGWELGGEPEGSAFTMPEDWWPHVHVRRGGRVVGGAAVEAVEAVPGEVEAVLANPVGDQELVAAARDHLAGVVTPVGAAAVAALAEAGPEVGDAWAHAHGLPFAARAAVEGYGVEVHRDVYGKLPSVLRRTLQNYRVAAGFLRRVRELLAGASEAEHEAAMAAVGPHRVDLRSLVAAAYLFPGNGEWVDGAFDEVERTKAPVFLLKHLRVSLLQSSGTVAQVERALAGGAAQSLQDPEVLRTVVDGVGPAVAPALASVLGPDLESAFRDLLLGTLAEFPTAGAFDALVARLAGKRVRATVLDMARRYPALALERFAAGGAPARPLLESHLKGHLDLADRVELPDDVRALVERMRAERSGIEVAPVSALPAVLAVPRKGPAPGRWAQVNALPPVLLSADGRALPVEAVERLLTLLAAKATTELAAVREVCDAASLARFAWELFELWRADGMPLNDGWVFTALGALGDDGVVRGLTPLIRAWPGEGQHKRAVTGLEVLAAIGTDSALAALDGIARRVKYAGLRKRARERILDVAAGLGLSPERLADRLVPDLGLDDAAVLAVDYGTRRFAVGFDERLRPFVLDEGGRRLKDLPRPGAKDDGEVAPAEHKRFGQLKKDVRAVADDQITRLEQAMVVSRRWPAAEFRTLLVGHPLLRHLVRRLVWVVEDGRPFRVAEDGTVADVRDDAFDLPEDALVGVAHPVGLGDDVKAWADVFADYAILQPFRQLERPVFRLDEAELSSRNLDRFDGVRVEVGRLLGLTAGAWERGAVEGAGIERTMARPLPGGRVVGIVLDPGIVRGAPDEDPVQTLRQVGVLEGTFGDLDPVSASEVLAELTGLRD, encoded by the coding sequence GTGCCTGGCTGGGAACTTGGTGGTGAGCCGGAGGGTTCCGCGTTCACGATGCCCGAAGACTGGTGGCCGCACGTGCACGTGCGGCGTGGCGGGAGGGTGGTGGGCGGGGCGGCCGTCGAGGCGGTGGAGGCCGTGCCGGGCGAGGTGGAGGCGGTGCTGGCCAACCCGGTCGGCGATCAGGAGCTGGTCGCGGCCGCCCGCGACCACCTGGCGGGCGTGGTGACGCCGGTCGGCGCGGCGGCGGTGGCCGCGCTGGCGGAGGCCGGGCCCGAGGTGGGGGACGCGTGGGCGCACGCGCACGGGTTGCCGTTCGCCGCTCGTGCCGCCGTCGAGGGCTACGGCGTCGAGGTGCACCGGGACGTGTACGGGAAGCTGCCCTCCGTGCTGCGGCGGACGCTGCAGAACTACCGCGTCGCCGCGGGCTTCCTGCGGCGGGTGCGCGAGCTGCTGGCCGGGGCGTCCGAGGCCGAGCACGAGGCCGCGATGGCGGCGGTGGGGCCGCACCGCGTCGACCTCCGTTCGCTCGTGGCCGCCGCGTACCTGTTCCCCGGCAACGGGGAATGGGTGGACGGGGCTTTCGACGAGGTGGAGCGGACGAAGGCGCCCGTGTTCCTGCTCAAGCACCTGCGCGTGTCGCTCCTCCAGTCCTCCGGCACGGTCGCCCAGGTGGAGCGGGCGCTGGCTGGCGGTGCGGCGCAGTCCTTGCAGGACCCGGAAGTGCTCCGCACGGTGGTCGACGGCGTCGGTCCCGCCGTGGCCCCGGCGCTCGCGTCGGTGCTCGGCCCCGATCTGGAGAGCGCTTTCCGCGATCTGCTCCTGGGGACGCTGGCGGAGTTCCCGACGGCGGGGGCGTTCGACGCGCTGGTGGCGCGGCTGGCCGGTAAGCGGGTGCGCGCCACCGTGCTCGACATGGCCCGCCGGTACCCGGCGCTGGCGCTGGAGCGGTTCGCGGCCGGGGGCGCGCCCGCCAGGCCGTTGCTGGAGAGCCACCTCAAGGGCCACCTCGACCTGGCCGACCGGGTCGAGCTGCCCGACGACGTGCGCGCGCTGGTCGAGCGGATGCGGGCCGAGCGGTCGGGGATCGAGGTGGCGCCGGTGTCCGCGCTGCCCGCCGTCCTGGCGGTGCCGCGCAAGGGGCCCGCGCCGGGCAGGTGGGCGCAGGTGAACGCGCTGCCGCCGGTGCTGCTGTCCGCGGACGGGCGGGCGCTGCCGGTGGAGGCCGTGGAGCGGCTGCTGACCCTGCTGGCGGCGAAGGCCACGACCGAACTGGCGGCGGTGCGCGAGGTGTGCGACGCGGCGTCGTTGGCGCGCTTCGCGTGGGAGCTGTTCGAGCTGTGGCGGGCCGACGGGATGCCGCTGAACGACGGCTGGGTGTTCACCGCCCTCGGCGCGCTGGGGGACGACGGGGTGGTGCGCGGGCTGACGCCGTTGATCCGGGCGTGGCCCGGTGAGGGGCAGCACAAGCGGGCGGTGACGGGCCTGGAGGTGCTGGCGGCGATCGGCACGGACTCGGCCCTGGCTGCGTTGGACGGGATCGCGCGGCGGGTGAAGTACGCGGGCTTGAGGAAACGGGCGCGGGAGCGGATCCTGGACGTGGCGGCCGGGCTCGGGTTGAGTCCCGAGCGGTTGGCCGACCGGCTGGTGCCCGACCTCGGGCTCGACGACGCGGCCGTTCTGGCGGTCGACTACGGGACGCGGCGGTTCGCGGTCGGGTTCGACGAGCGGCTGAGGCCGTTCGTGCTGGACGAGGGCGGCAGGCGGCTCAAGGACCTGCCGAGGCCGGGCGCGAAGGACGACGGGGAGGTCGCCCCCGCCGAGCACAAGCGGTTCGGGCAGCTCAAGAAGGACGTGCGCGCGGTCGCGGACGACCAGATCACCAGGCTGGAGCAGGCGATGGTGGTCTCGCGCCGGTGGCCCGCCGCCGAGTTCCGGACCCTGCTGGTCGGGCATCCGCTGCTGCGGCACCTCGTGCGGCGGCTGGTGTGGGTCGTCGAGGACGGGCGCCCGTTCCGGGTGGCCGAGGACGGCACGGTGGCCGACGTGCGCGACGACGCGTTCGACCTGCCGGAGGACGCGCTGGTCGGGGTGGCGCACCCGGTCGGCCTGGGCGACGACGTGAAGGCCTGGGCGGACGTGTTCGCCGACTACGCGATCCTGCAACCCTTCCGGCAGTTGGAGCGGCCGGTGTTCCGGCTGGACGAGGCCGAGCTGTCATCCCGGAACCTGGACAGGTTCGACGGGGTCCGGGTCGAGGTCGGCAGGCTGCTGGGCCTGACCGCGGGGGCCTGGGAACGCGGGGCGGTGGAGGGCGCGGGGATCGAGCGGACGATGGCCAGGCCGCTGCCGGGCGGCCGCGTGGTCGGGATCGTCCTGGATCCGGGGATCGTGAGGGGTGCGCCGGACGAGGACCCGGTGCAGACCCTCCGTCAGGTCGGCGTGCTCGAAGGCACCTTCGGCGACCTCGACCCCGTGTCGGCGTCGGAGGTGCTGGCCGAGTTGACCGGCCTGCGGGATTGA
- a CDS encoding AMP-binding protein, translating into MLDRISKFADTSPDRLAFVVAGPHGAKESLTFAELGASVNATAVLYSTAGVGPGDVLVVALRNSASYLSLVFGAWRRGVPVVLVSPWLPAEDRDQLLDLVAREVGRPVLADTRPHRRYDTFVPGPAGSLDFVAAPDADRSGGPAVAEDSPYLYVTSGGSTGLPKIVEYRMRFAGGSNTPYDKAGLRIGDHGRTPGSATRLICGNLFHTGNFAPSLHVLLTGSAVITMTEFDPALMCDLLRAHDVYSLGITPLHMANVLTMPDLDRSLFTGLSRVTHGAATCPGWVKRGWIDLVGPERLFEIYYSSELGGATSPVIVNGVEWLRRPGTVGKPEGALILDDEGNRVGPGVVGEVFFREAHGRAHTYVGDRELRTAGSAPGHVSVADLGWLDEDGFLFLADRTSDRMVIAGHEVRPGPVEEVISGHPDVADVAVVGLAGEDGELILHALVQPRPGAVMTVAQVLERCREALSPQEVPAVVRFTTALPRTEEGKMRRSVVRSLAGAEPTT; encoded by the coding sequence TTGCTGGATAGGATTTCCAAGTTCGCCGACACCTCTCCCGACCGGCTCGCGTTCGTCGTCGCGGGCCCGCACGGCGCGAAGGAGAGCCTCACGTTCGCCGAGCTGGGCGCCTCCGTGAACGCGACGGCCGTCCTCTACTCCACGGCGGGCGTCGGCCCCGGCGACGTGCTGGTCGTCGCGCTGCGCAACAGCGCCTCCTACCTGAGCCTCGTGTTCGGCGCGTGGCGGCGCGGCGTCCCGGTCGTGCTGGTGAGCCCGTGGCTGCCCGCGGAGGACCGGGACCAGCTCCTCGACCTGGTCGCCCGCGAGGTGGGCAGGCCGGTCCTGGCCGACACCCGGCCGCATCGGCGGTACGACACCTTCGTGCCCGGCCCCGCGGGCTCGCTCGACTTCGTGGCGGCGCCCGACGCCGACCGGAGCGGCGGCCCGGCGGTCGCCGAGGACTCCCCCTACCTCTACGTGACCTCGGGCGGCTCCACCGGGCTGCCCAAGATCGTGGAGTACCGGATGCGCTTCGCGGGCGGGAGCAACACCCCGTACGACAAGGCGGGGCTGCGCATCGGCGACCACGGCAGGACCCCCGGCTCGGCGACGAGGCTCATCTGCGGGAACCTGTTCCACACCGGCAACTTCGCGCCCTCGCTGCACGTGCTGCTCACCGGGTCCGCGGTGATCACCATGACGGAGTTCGACCCGGCGCTGATGTGCGATCTCCTGCGCGCGCACGACGTCTACTCGCTGGGAATCACACCACTGCACATGGCCAACGTGCTGACCATGCCCGACCTGGACCGGTCGCTGTTCACCGGCCTGTCCAGGGTCACCCACGGGGCCGCGACCTGTCCCGGCTGGGTGAAGCGGGGCTGGATCGACCTGGTCGGGCCGGAGCGGCTGTTCGAGATCTACTACAGCTCCGAGCTCGGCGGGGCGACCAGCCCGGTCATCGTCAACGGCGTGGAGTGGCTGCGCAGGCCGGGGACCGTCGGCAAGCCCGAGGGCGCGCTCATCCTCGACGACGAGGGGAACCGGGTGGGGCCCGGTGTCGTCGGCGAGGTGTTCTTCCGCGAGGCCCACGGCCGGGCGCACACCTACGTCGGCGACCGCGAACTGCGCACCGCGGGCAGCGCGCCCGGTCACGTCAGCGTCGCGGACCTGGGCTGGCTGGACGAGGACGGTTTCCTGTTCCTCGCGGACCGCACGTCCGACCGGATGGTGATCGCCGGGCACGAGGTGCGGCCCGGCCCGGTCGAGGAGGTCATCAGCGGGCACCCCGACGTCGCGGACGTGGCCGTCGTCGGCCTGGCGGGCGAGGACGGCGAACTGATTCTGCACGCCCTCGTGCAGCCGCGGCCGGGTGCCGTGATGACGGTGGCGCAGGTGCTGGAGCGCTGCCGGGAAGCGCTTTCCCCGCAGGAGGTGCCCGCCGTCGTCCGCTTCACCACGGCGCTCCCGCGCACCGAGGAGGGGAAGATGCGCCGCTCGGTCGTGCGCTCGCTGGCGGGCGCGGAACCGACGACGTGA
- a CDS encoding ABC transporter ATP-binding protein codes for MTTPPPRRDGGGSLLRDRVLLRRVVVSTKPYRARILALLLLVLLGTVLALGQPLLLRLVIDDLGAGRGFGATVLPLVLIGVAGLAGVAATFAAARVADAIGHGVTSDLQRRLFDRLIGLPMPFYTTVRSGTLVSRITNDVYACEPLFTSVLASALSSSVTLLGVGVVLVAVDPRLALVLLLVPLVLWPVRRSEARINTVIRSSFRHNADLSAHVESVLNRDGVLLARQSGALDVERRRFGVLAGEVRRTALRLASWRAGIGAAYETVFTATTTALLAGGALLVTRGDVSVGTLVLFLLYLRQIQGPVSTLVGLRYPAIRAGAAFGRVFDVLDSAVLPVPERGSRPRAVAEDGVVLRFRDVSFEHVPADEVSIPACPAPRRCPVPACSA; via the coding sequence GTGACCACGCCCCCGCCCCGGCGCGACGGCGGCGGTTCCCTGCTCCGGGACCGGGTGCTGCTCCGCCGGGTGGTCGTCTCCACGAAGCCCTACCGCGCCCGGATCCTGGCGCTGCTGCTGCTCGTGCTGCTCGGCACGGTGCTGGCGCTGGGCCAGCCGCTGCTGCTGCGGCTGGTGATCGACGACCTGGGCGCGGGCCGCGGGTTCGGCGCGACGGTCCTCCCGCTGGTCCTCATCGGCGTGGCCGGGCTGGCGGGTGTCGCCGCCACGTTCGCCGCGGCCCGCGTCGCCGACGCCATCGGCCACGGCGTGACCAGCGACCTCCAGCGCAGGCTGTTCGACCGCCTCATCGGCCTGCCGATGCCGTTCTACACCACGGTCCGCTCCGGCACGCTGGTCAGCCGGATCACCAACGACGTGTACGCGTGCGAGCCGCTGTTCACCAGCGTGCTCGCCTCCGCGCTGTCCAGCTCGGTCACCCTGCTCGGCGTCGGTGTCGTGCTGGTCGCCGTGGACCCGCGGCTCGCCCTCGTGCTGCTGCTCGTGCCGCTGGTGCTCTGGCCGGTGCGGCGGTCCGAGGCCAGGATCAACACCGTCATCAGGTCGTCGTTCCGCCACAACGCAGACCTGTCGGCCCACGTCGAGTCGGTGCTCAACCGCGACGGCGTGCTGCTGGCCCGGCAGTCCGGCGCGCTCGACGTCGAGCGGCGGCGGTTCGGGGTGCTCGCCGGGGAGGTCCGGCGCACCGCGCTGCGGCTGGCGTCGTGGCGGGCGGGCATCGGCGCCGCGTACGAGACGGTGTTCACCGCGACGACCACCGCGCTGCTCGCGGGCGGGGCGCTGCTGGTCACCCGCGGCGACGTGTCAGTGGGCACGCTGGTGCTGTTCCTGCTGTACCTCAGGCAGATCCAGGGCCCGGTCAGCACTCTCGTCGGGCTGCGCTACCCGGCGATCCGGGCGGGCGCGGCGTTCGGCCGGGTGTTCGACGTGCTGGACTCCGCCGTGCTGCCGGTGCCGGAGCGGGGTTCGCGTCCGCGTGCGGTCGCCGAGGACGGTGTGGTGCTGCGGTTCCGGGACGTCTCCTTCGAGCACGTCCCGGCGGACGAGGTGTCGATCCCGGCCTGTCCCGCTCCGCGACGGTGTCCGGTCCCGGCATGTTCGGCCTGA
- a CDS encoding amino acid--tRNA ligase-related protein has product MTDTASALRYLAVLDDPWYRCLVAVQDLVSYETAVFWRARGVRCVHLPITTNSVSSPMGLGSDSLPVRVDLFGVPTYLADSMQFMLEYGCRLAPGGCYYLMPSFRGEAADETHLNQFFHSEVEIQGGLDDVMAAADEYVRHLASTCLAQLGDELARVAGGIAHVERYLATPTARITVDEAVAVLTGQEGCVVVNGDDLWPTVTRRGEQRLVELLGPSVWLTHFDHRAVPFYQAHDHTGTRALNADLLLGPGEVVGCGERHVTGDQVRDSLRAHAVAEGDYGWYVDLKSAYPLRTSGFGLGVERLVMWLMACPDIRRTQLVERYNGVLTTP; this is encoded by the coding sequence ATGACCGACACCGCGAGCGCCCTGCGGTACCTGGCCGTGCTGGACGACCCCTGGTACCGCTGCCTGGTCGCCGTGCAGGACCTCGTCTCCTACGAGACCGCGGTCTTCTGGCGGGCGCGGGGGGTGCGGTGCGTGCACCTCCCCATCACGACGAACTCGGTGTCCTCGCCGATGGGGCTGGGCAGCGACTCCCTTCCGGTGCGGGTCGACCTGTTCGGCGTGCCCACCTACCTCGCCGACTCGATGCAGTTCATGCTGGAGTACGGGTGCAGGCTCGCGCCCGGCGGCTGCTACTACCTGATGCCCAGCTTCCGCGGCGAGGCCGCCGACGAGACGCACCTCAACCAGTTCTTCCACAGCGAGGTCGAGATCCAGGGCGGCCTCGACGACGTGATGGCCGCCGCCGACGAGTACGTCCGCCACCTGGCGTCGACCTGCCTGGCCCAGCTCGGCGACGAGCTGGCGCGGGTCGCGGGCGGGATCGCCCACGTCGAGCGGTACCTGGCCACGCCCACCGCGCGGATCACCGTGGACGAGGCCGTCGCGGTGCTCACCGGCCAGGAGGGCTGCGTCGTCGTCAACGGCGACGACCTGTGGCCGACCGTGACGCGCCGGGGCGAGCAGCGGCTGGTGGAACTGCTCGGCCCGTCCGTGTGGCTGACCCACTTCGACCACCGGGCGGTGCCGTTCTACCAGGCGCACGACCACACCGGGACCAGGGCGCTCAACGCCGACCTGCTGCTCGGTCCCGGCGAGGTGGTCGGCTGCGGCGAGCGGCACGTGACCGGCGACCAGGTCCGCGACTCCCTGCGAGCGCACGCCGTGGCCGAGGGCGACTACGGCTGGTACGTCGACCTGAAGTCCGCGTACCCGTTGCGCACCAGCGGTTTCGGCCTCGGGGTCGAGCGGCTGGTGATGTGGCTGATGGCGTGCCCGGACATCCGCCGCACCCAGCTCGTCGAGCGCTACAACGGGGTGCTCACGACCCCCTGA